TACAGCTTCTACCACCAAAATTAGTCCTTCCTCGAGAAACAATGGTGGGTTTTGTAATAATTATAGCACTCTTCATAGTGTTTCCGATGCCGTTGCTTCTTTCAATGAGTTGCTTAGCATTCGTCCAATGCCACCCGTTGTGGAATTTAACCAGTTATTAGGGTCCCTTGTCAAAAAGAAACATTACTCTACTGTAATTTCTCTCTGCAAACAAATGGATTTGTCAAATATCAGACCTGACGTTTATACTCTTACCATTTTGATTAACTGCTCTGCCACTCCAACCAtgatcattttcattttgttttctctgtttttggtAAAATGTTCAAACTTGGTCTTCCACCTACTAATGTCACTTTCAATACCCTATTTAACGGCCTTTTATCTAAGGCCAAAATCACAGATGCAGAAAAAATGTTTGTTGAGATGCTAAAGATGGGGTATGAACCTGATGTGATTACTTATAGCACTATAATTAATGGTTTATGCAAAACCGGCAACACGACCAGGGCTCTTCATTTGATCAAGAAGATGGAAGAAAAAGGTTGTACGCCAGCAGTGGCGACATATAATACTATCATAGATAGCCTTTGCAAGGATAAACGGGTAAACCAAGCCACTGAATTCCTATTTGAAATGTTTGATCGGGGCATTCCACCAAATGTTGTTACTTACAGCTCGATTCTGCACGGCTTTTGCAAATTGGGTCGATTGAATGAAGCAACAAGCTTGTTCAATCAAATGGTTGAAAGGAATGTTATGCCAAATACAGTGACATTCACTATTTTGGTTGATGGACTCTGCAAAGAAGGGATGATTTCAGAAGCTCGGTGTGTTTTTGAAAGGATGACTGAAAAGGGTGTAGAACCAAATGTTTACACTTACAATGCTTTGATGGATGGATACTGTTTAAGAAGCCAAATGAATGAGGCCCAAAATTTGCTCAACATCATGGTTCGCAAGGGTTGCGCACCTAGTGTTCGAAGTTATAACATATTGATCAAGGGGCACTGTAAGAGTGGAGGGATTGATGAGGCAAAAGGACTCCTTGCTGAAATGTCTCATAAAGCATTGACTCCTGATACTGTCACTTATAACACTCTTATGAAAGGTTTTTGCCATGTAGGGAGACCTCAGGATGCACAGAAGCTTTTTAAGGAGATGTGTTCGTATGGCCTGCTTCCGAATTTGATCACTTACTCGATTGTGCTTGATGGCTTATGCAAACATGGCCTTTTGGACGAGGCATTCAAAGTGCTCAAGGCAATGCAGGAGAGAAGGATAGAACctgatattttcatttatactaTCCTTATTCGAGGGATGTGCAATTTTGGCAAGCTTGAAGCTGCAAGGGAACTGTTCTCCAATCTTTTTGTTAAAGGGATACAACCTGATGTGGTTACATATAAAGTCATGATCAGTGGACTTTTGAAAGAAGGACTATCAAATGAAGCATGTGAGTTGTTTAGAAAGATGGCAGTTGATGGCTGCTTGCTGAATAGTTGCACTCACAACCTTATAATCCAAGGATTTCTTCGAAACGGTGACACATCAAATGCAGTACAACTAATCGAAGAGATGGCAGGTAGAGGGCTTTCTGCAGATTCATCTACATTTCAGATGTTATTGGATCTGGAATCTTATGATGAAATCATAAGACGATTTCTGCATGGAAACTCTCAAGGTAGAAAAATGAAGTGAAATTTTCATATCAAGTGCAGTTTCCATGTATTGGCTTTCTTCAAAATAGTTAGGTTTTTGTACCACTTTCAAGTTACTGCACTCATATTTTCAGCTTTGATGAGTGATTTCTCAAATACGAATAGATGATCcattaattgtttatatattgctaatatatattttatttattacaagTGCTTAAGACTATCAGAATGGAAAAATGGAGAGTAGCAGTTTCAAAGGGAATACAGTTGCCAGTATCTGAATGTTGGTGATAATAAAATGGCATTGCAAATGAATCTTGCTAGTTGTAAACTTTTACCTTATTTTTGTATCTCTATGTATGATCTTTCTGTTCAATGACTTAAATGTGAACTTCTTTGATTTCCAGACTTGTTCTTGCTGGAAATTAATGCAAGCTTCACTAGGAATATGCATTTGGTTAAAGGCAACCTACCATGTCATCAGATTGGAAGCTGTTGCTGAATCTTCAGGAACTTCTGGAGGTGGCATTTAATCATGTCCATGGAGGTTTAtggcaggttttttttttgccttctcTCGCCTCTTATAATATAAGAGATTATTGCTAAcattataagaaaaaactagaattttatttgagaataaaTGTCAAATCGAACAATACCCAGTGAAATAGcatcttaaatataattttatctatcTTATTAtactaaattttgattaaactttaagaaaaaaaatcatgaagggCGTATAAAAAGAGTGCtctctaattttatataaaaaagtcataatcttattgaaaaaaataatatttaatgaaataatactctaaataaaattattatcattttattattctaaagaattctaataaaaaaacaaactctcaAAGAGTCTAGACTCATGGGCCTAGATGGGCCAGCTCCAGCTCCTCGtccaaaacaaaaagaaagctaGGCAATAATACCAGACTTGCTAGACTTAtgaatgttataaaaaaaagaagaaaagagtaaagaaaacctgcttatttatttcaataccAAACTTGGTCTCTAaagtcttaattatttttaaataataatttttttattattatatcatgcatcaatttatcatcaaattatccatttcaaataataaatccatgatgaaataaaaaaaaatcagtgacaaaaatagtttttagtttATCTACATGGATTTAAAAGAGGTCCATTGGGTTCCTTCTGGTTTATCCATTCATTACTAAAGACGAGAGGAAGACTGAACGGAAGTCTGGAGTTGTGAGAGTGAGAGATTGGCTACTTACATTGTGAGACTGAACGGAAGTCTTTATAAGAACACTAGGAGACAGCAGCTTTTTCTCATGCTTTCGCGTTCGCTTTCGCTTTCGCTTTCGAACATGATGATGCGGAAAAGCACTTTCGTAGCTTCTGCTTCTTGTGCTTTTCAGcttcttcaacaacaacaaatggaAACGGGTACTTTTCCTAAATTCCGTTCTTTCTTATTCTTCATTCACCAGCACTTCACTACTTCTACAGCCTCTACCACCAACATTAGCCCTTCCTCCATAACAAATGGTGGGTTTTGTAGTAACTATAACAATCTTCATAGTGTTGCCGATGCCGTTGCTTCTTTCAATCAGTTGCTTGGCATTCGTCCATTGCCACCCGTTGTGGTGTTTAACAAGTTATTAGGGTCCCTTGTGAAAAAGAAACATTACTCAACTGTAATTTCCCTCTGCAAACAAATGGATTTGTCAAATATCAGACCTAATGTTTATACTCTTACCATTTTGATTAACTGCCTCTGCCACTCCAACCGTGATCATGTTCACTTTGCTTTCTCTGCTCTGGGTAAAATGTTCAAACTTGGTCTTCAACCTACTC
This window of the Populus trichocarpa isolate Nisqually-1 chromosome 13, P.trichocarpa_v4.1, whole genome shotgun sequence genome carries:
- the LOC18110966 gene encoding putative pentatricopeptide repeat-containing protein At1g12700, mitochondrial; translation: MFKLGLPPTNVTFNTLFNGLLSKAKITDAEKMFVEMLKMGYEPDVITYSTIINGLCKTGNTTRALHLIKKMEEKGCTPAVATYNTIIDSLCKDKRVNQATEFLFEMFDRGIPPNVVTYSSILHGFCKLGRLNEATSLFNQMVERNVMPNTVTFTILVDGLCKEGMISEARCVFERMTEKGVEPNVYTYNALMDGYCLRSQMNEAQNLLNIMVRKGCAPSVRSYNILIKGHCKSGGIDEAKGLLAEMSHKALTPDTVTYNTLMKGFCHVGRPQDAQKLFKEMCSYGLLPNLITYSIVLDGLCKHGLLDEAFKVLKAMQERRIEPDIFIYTILIRGMCNFGKLEAARELFSNLFVKGIQPDVVTYKVMISGLLKEGLSNEACELFRKMAVDGCLLNSCTHNLIIQGFLRNGDTSNAVQLIEEMAGRGLSADSSTFQMLLDLESYDEIIRRFLHGNSQGRKMK